The Trichomycterus rosablanca isolate fTriRos1 chromosome 22, fTriRos1.hap1, whole genome shotgun sequence genome has a window encoding:
- the vasnb gene encoding vasorin b — MKPFLPLLLLLLLYSLLTSCALASKCPKDCSCSSPDSIICFARLGKTVPSKVPTSTKNLYVFQNGIEALKQDDFIGLENLEMLDLSQNKLTELPDRVFEPLSSLRNLDLSNNRITHISQESFAGLELLERLYLHSNTIKSIHPAAFDGLEQLLELKLQGNGLTTMPTLKMPHLLLLDLRFNKIPLPSPDGLRTPKLESLKLGGLGLRTLDDTLLSGFKNLHELDISNNQLNAFPPVLQEARGLVILSLAGNPMSPLNWKDFENFKELQELDISNLSLQNLPENMTQLFPHLKKLTVAENPFNCLCSLAWFPGWLRNQQIVLGRKEETRCHFPPRNAGKVLERLGHRDFGCPTRTVIPVSTVKTTTLAPSLITTLHITTHGVQPVKPSEAFNAETDSYAQPPIPATPSSSPDLDMRRNGCPSNICLNGGTCRLNYQNHFECTCPQWTSGRYCENEEDLALFENVSTPKILWVGEINAQMVTSSSILLDLYRYIEMRPYIRGVKLTYSNLSGLDKRPKQLNIPASYPEYTLRGLLPNSTYFICASPLGEPSDVDSVCIEAQTSDQQVFSGRVEEPQLTTMLVPAVAILLLLVLVAVAVGVACFMRRKKTHLELYCDPSQLELDGVKVGLDNGALPTKQPEVSSSTAAMQNGCLDYEAPLIANNMSSLKPS, encoded by the coding sequence ATGAAGCCCTTCCTCCCTCTGCTGCTCCTCCTGCTCCTCTACTCCCTTTTGACTTCCTGTGCACTGGCCAGTAAATGTCCAAAAGACTGTTCCTGTTCAAGTCCAGACAGCATCATCTGTTTTGCACGGCTGGGCAAGACCGTGCCTTCAAAAGTGCCCACGTCAACCAAAAATCTTTACGTCTTCCAGAATGGCATCGAAGCCCTAAAACAGGATGACTTTATTGGGCTGGAAAACTTAGAAATGCTTGATTTAAGTCAAAACAAGCTGACTGAGCTGCCGGATCGTGTGTTTGAGCCGCTTTCTTCCCTACGCAACCTAGACCTCTCAAACAACAGAATTACACATATATCTCAGGAGAGCTTTGCTGGATTGGAGTTGCTGGAAAGGCTGTATCTTCATAGCAACACCATAAAGAGCATACACCCTGCTGCCTTCGATGGTCTGGAGCAACTACTTGAGTTAAAGCTGCAAGGGAACGGGTTGACAACAATGCCTACTCTTAAAATGCCTCATCTTCTGCTGCTTGATCTGCGATTCAATAAAATCCCTTTACCAAGCCCAGATGGCCTACGGACACCAAAACTAGAGTCACTAAAACTGGGTGGACTAGGCTTgcgcaccctggatgatacacTCTTGAGTGGCTTCAAGAACCTTCATGAGTTGGATATATCTAACAACCAACTAAACGCTTTTCCTCCAGTGTTGCAAGAAGCAAGAGGCTTGGTCATTCTCAGCCTGGCTGGCAATCCAATGAGTCCACTTAACTGGAAAGATTTTGAGAACTTCAAAGAGCTTCAAGAATTGGACATTAGTAATCTGAGCCTTCAAAATTTGCCCGAGAACATGACCCAGCTTTTCCCGCACCTGAAAAAACTTACAGTTGCAGAGAATCCCTTTAACTGTCTCTGCTCTCTGGCCTGGTTTCCTGGCTGGCTGCGTAACCAGCAAATAGTGCTAGGAAGGAAAGAGGAGACCCGCTGTCATTTCCCACCCAGAAATGCAGGAAAGGTCTTAGAGAGGCTCGGACATCGTGATTTTGGATGCCCTACCAGGACAGTTATACCTGTCAGCACAGTTAAGACCACTACATTGGCGCCCTCGTTGATTACCACTTTGCATATTACGACACACGGCGTTCAGCCCGTCAAGCCTAGTGAAGCCTTTAATGCAGAGACTGATAGTTATGCTCAACCTCCAATCCCAGCCACCCCAAGCAGCAGTCCAGACTTAGATATGAGAAGGAATGGTTGTCCGTCTAATATCTGCCTTAACGGGGGCACGTGTCGGTTGAACTATCAGAATCATTTCGAGTGCACTTGTCCACAGTGGACATCGGGCAGATATTGTGAGAATGAAGAAGATTTGGCTCTGTTTGAAAATGTCTCCACACCAAAAATTCTATGGGTGGGTGAAATCAATGCCCAAATGGTAACAAGCTCATCTATACTGCTGGACCTTTATCGCTATATTGAGATGCGTCCGTATATCCGCGGAGTCAAGCTCACTTATAGCAACCTGTCAGGACTGGATAAACGTCCCAAGCAACTGAACATCCCAGCGTCTTACCCAGAATACACACTGCGCGGACTGCTCCCAAATTCCACATATTTCATCTGTGCCAGCCCACTCGGTGAGCCCAGCGATGTAGACAGCGTGTGCATCGAAGCCCAGACGTCCGACCAACAGGTCTTCAGCGGCCGCGTAGAGGAGCCACAGCTTACGACCATGCTGGTGCCAGCAGTCGCTATACTGCTCCTGCTGGTCTTAGTGGCTGTGGCTGTGGGTGTGGCTTGCTTCATGCGGAGGAAAAAAACACATCTAGAGCTATACTGTGATCCTTCGCAATTGGAACTAGATGGGGTTAAAGTAGGGTTGGACAATGGGGCCCTACCCACAAAGCAGCCAGAGGTTTCGTCCTCTACAGCTGCAATGCAGAACGGTTGCTTGGACTATGAAGCGCCACTCATTGCGAACAATATGAGCAGTTTAAAGCCTTCTTGA